A portion of the Blautia hansenii DSM 20583 genome contains these proteins:
- a CDS encoding SpoIID/LytB domain-containing protein, with protein MKKEKDAGMLLAVLFLVLPYLLTMIISGRKACPLSRQTDLEEYIPILTAAHIDWGYEKEAIQAQTVIERTNLSLKMKSEEAMKDIREAADYLKKKSMSGEELKQFRRFQEAAVHTEGEVLVFQKEKRELPYHPLSQGKTRSGEEILGEKFAYIPSVETPKDIDSPLYVEGCYFSLKELEEKIKKSYPAFSITAEAEIEITKTDSAGYVMEIQIGNQAFQGERIKEVLDLPSSCFSVQSSQGEVRFLCKGIGHGMGMSQYTAHNLALEGKNYEQILGYFFPDMEIEKEK; from the coding sequence GACGCAGGTATGTTACTTGCAGTGTTGTTTTTGGTATTGCCGTATCTTTTGACTATGATTATTTCGGGCAGAAAGGCGTGTCCGTTAAGCCGGCAGACGGATTTGGAAGAATATATTCCGATTTTAACAGCGGCTCATATTGACTGGGGATATGAGAAAGAAGCAATTCAAGCGCAGACAGTGATTGAGAGAACGAATTTATCTTTAAAAATGAAATCAGAAGAAGCCATGAAGGATATTCGGGAAGCGGCTGATTATTTAAAGAAAAAAAGTATGAGCGGGGAAGAACTGAAACAATTTCGGAGGTTTCAGGAGGCAGCTGTTCATACCGAGGGAGAAGTTCTTGTATTTCAAAAGGAGAAAAGAGAGCTTCCTTATCATCCTCTCAGTCAGGGTAAAACCAGAAGCGGAGAAGAAATTCTGGGTGAAAAGTTTGCTTACATACCCTCAGTGGAAACACCGAAAGATATAGACAGTCCTCTGTATGTAGAGGGCTGTTATTTTTCTTTAAAGGAGTTGGAAGAGAAGATTAAAAAAAGTTATCCTGCTTTTTCCATAACAGCAGAGGCAGAAATCGAAATAACAAAAACAGACAGTGCAGGGTATGTTATGGAAATTCAGATTGGAAATCAGGCGTTTCAGGGAGAACGGATAAAAGAGGTGCTTGATTTGCCTTCCTCTTGCTTTAGCGTGCAAAGCAGTCAAGGGGAAGTGCGTTTTTTATGTAAAGGTATCGGACATGGAATGGGAATGAGCCAGTATACGGCTCACAATCTGGCATTAGAAGGAAAAAATTATGAGCAGATATTGGGATATTTTTTTCCTGATATGGAAATAGAGAAAGAAAAATGA
- a CDS encoding M23 family metallopeptidase, translating to MSKKGKIRVALGSLLALTLVVTCVAVYQSGSKSRANEKEFVKENEEDIVDQAIKTEEREETEEETQDVNTTDVEGTREVEDSTPESTEETAPETVTPETTPEQTPTPEAENTSAQAAAAPEINFTESSLMEWPVNGQVVLDYNMDNTIYFPTLNVYKLNPAIAISSEVGAPVAAVANGKIVSVVNNEETGQTVTVDMGNGYQAVYGQLKDVPFQAEEYVSAGSILGYISEPTKYYTKEGANLYFALSKDGVSLDPMQYLP from the coding sequence ATGAGTAAAAAAGGAAAAATTCGTGTAGCACTGGGAAGCTTACTGGCACTTACTCTGGTAGTTACCTGTGTGGCTGTTTACCAGTCCGGGAGTAAGAGCAGAGCAAATGAGAAAGAATTTGTTAAGGAGAACGAGGAAGATATTGTTGACCAGGCAATAAAAACAGAGGAACGAGAAGAGACAGAGGAAGAAACACAGGATGTAAATACCACAGATGTAGAGGGTACAAGAGAAGTGGAAGACAGTACACCGGAGAGCACAGAGGAGACTGCTCCTGAAACAGTGACACCGGAAACAACACCGGAGCAGACACCTACACCGGAGGCAGAAAATACATCTGCACAGGCAGCAGCAGCGCCGGAAATTAACTTTACAGAGAGTTCCTTAATGGAATGGCCGGTAAACGGACAGGTTGTTTTGGATTATAATATGGATAATACAATTTATTTTCCGACTTTAAATGTGTATAAGCTCAATCCTGCAATCGCTATTTCTTCAGAAGTAGGCGCTCCCGTGGCAGCAGTTGCCAACGGAAAAATTGTGTCTGTGGTAAATAATGAAGAAACAGGGCAGACGGTTACGGTGGATATGGGAAATGGCTATCAGGCAGTTTACGGACAGTTAAAAGACGTACCATTTCAGGCAGAGGAATATGTTTCCGCCGGAAGTATATTGGGATATATCAGTGAACCTACAAAATATTACACAAAGGAAGGGGCAAATCTGTACTTTGCTTTATCAAAGGATGGAGTTTCTTTAGATCCGATGCAGTATCTTCCGTAA
- a CDS encoding GIY-YIG nuclease family protein has translation MNYTYMVKCSDGSFYTGWTNNLEKRIASHNAGKGAKYTKSRCPVELVYFEEFETKTEAMRREYEIKQLKREKKIDLIKKFL, from the coding sequence ATGAATTATACGTATATGGTAAAGTGCAGCGACGGCAGTTTTTATACCGGATGGACAAACAATCTGGAAAAAAGGATTGCCAGTCACAATGCGGGGAAGGGCGCAAAATATACAAAAAGCAGATGTCCAGTAGAGCTGGTTTATTTTGAAGAATTTGAGACCAAGACGGAAGCTATGCGCAGGGAATATGAGATTAAACAGTTGAAAAGGGAAAAGAAGATAGATCTGATTAAGAAATTTTTGTGA
- a CDS encoding AAA family ATPase — translation MDFTEALQSRIDTFKSQYPLPDSLKARLVEPSMPFYGTKILTQAVTALLEGENLLLCGDKATGKNILAENLAWIFGRPTYNISFHVNTDSSSLIGTDTFKNNEVTLRQGPIYQCAVSGGFGILDEINMAKNDAVAVLHAVLDYRRIMDVPGYEKIALHPATRFIGTMNYGYAGTKELNEALVSRFMVINMPPLSMERLEQILRNIFPHIKPDALEQFCGLFLDLQLKAKNGEISTKAVDMRGLIGALRLVHGGLSPMEAVEMGIINKSFDNFERELISDIVVTRIPDTWKSGDVF, via the coding sequence ATGGATTTCACTGAAGCTTTGCAGTCACGTATTGACACTTTTAAAAGCCAATATCCACTGCCCGACTCACTAAAGGCAAGACTTGTAGAACCTTCTATGCCTTTTTATGGAACAAAAATTCTCACACAGGCAGTTACTGCTTTATTAGAGGGCGAAAATCTGCTGCTATGTGGAGATAAAGCAACAGGGAAAAATATACTGGCTGAAAATCTGGCATGGATTTTCGGCCGTCCCACCTATAACATTTCTTTTCATGTAAACACAGACAGCAGCAGCCTCATCGGAACAGATACTTTTAAAAATAATGAGGTTACTTTAAGACAGGGACCTATTTATCAATGTGCTGTTTCCGGCGGTTTTGGTATTCTGGATGAAATCAATATGGCAAAAAATGATGCGGTAGCTGTGTTGCACGCAGTTTTGGATTACCGCAGAATTATGGACGTACCTGGTTATGAAAAAATTGCCCTTCATCCTGCCACACGTTTCATTGGTACTATGAATTATGGCTACGCTGGAACAAAAGAGTTAAATGAAGCTCTTGTTTCCCGTTTTATGGTAATCAATATGCCTCCACTTTCTATGGAACGTTTAGAACAGATTTTAAGAAATATCTTTCCTCACATCAAGCCAGATGCCCTGGAACAATTCTGTGGTCTGTTTTTAGACTTACAGTTAAAAGCAAAAAATGGAGAAATTTCCACAAAGGCAGTAGATATGCGTGGGCTTATCGGTGCCCTTCGCCTGGTTCATGGTGGTCTAAGTCCAATGGAAGCTGTGGAAATGGGTATTATTAATAAGAGCTTTGACAATTTTGAACGTGAACTGATTAGCGATATTGTTGTGACTCGTATCCCTGATACATGGAAAAGCGGTGATGTGTTCTAA
- the nagA gene encoding N-acetylglucosamine-6-phosphate deacetylase translates to MIIKNGFVFQEDGTFLQKDLYVENDRIVASEAEVTDKTVIDASGLKVIPGLVDVHSHGAKGHDFCDADPEGLKVILQYEKEHGITSYCPTSMTLAKDQLMDIFATATKVEPSKELAHIIGVNMEGPLIDIKKKGAQAGEHISVPDASFFRKCNEASGNQIRLVTLAPNVDKAFDFIQEVKDEVVISIGHTTANYECAKKAMDMGAKHVTHLYNAMPPFAHRDPGVVGAACDTPDCMVELICDGFHIHPATIRTTFKMFGDERVVLISDSMMATGMPNGKYELGGQEVTMTDCFAALSDGTIAGSATNLFDCMKKAMEFGIPEATAIFAATRNPAKSIGVYDKVGSLTAGKYADIVLVNDNYEIQQVI, encoded by the coding sequence ATGATTATAAAAAATGGTTTTGTATTTCAGGAAGACGGTACCTTCCTGCAAAAAGATTTATATGTAGAAAATGACAGAATTGTAGCTTCAGAAGCAGAAGTAACAGATAAAACAGTCATTGATGCCTCCGGTTTAAAGGTTATTCCAGGTCTTGTAGATGTGCACAGCCATGGTGCAAAAGGTCATGATTTCTGTGATGCAGATCCAGAAGGCTTAAAAGTTATTTTACAGTACGAAAAAGAACACGGTATTACTTCCTACTGTCCTACTTCCATGACACTTGCAAAAGACCAGCTTATGGATATTTTTGCTACTGCTACGAAAGTAGAGCCATCCAAAGAGCTTGCTCATATTATCGGTGTAAATATGGAAGGACCATTGATTGATATTAAAAAGAAGGGCGCACAGGCAGGAGAACATATCTCCGTTCCTGATGCATCTTTCTTTAGAAAATGCAATGAAGCCTCCGGAAATCAGATTAGACTGGTTACATTGGCACCAAATGTAGACAAAGCCTTTGACTTTATTCAGGAAGTGAAAGATGAAGTTGTTATTTCTATCGGTCATACTACTGCAAATTACGAATGTGCAAAAAAAGCTATGGACATGGGTGCGAAACACGTAACTCATTTATACAATGCCATGCCTCCATTTGCTCACAGAGATCCAGGTGTTGTAGGTGCAGCTTGTGATACCCCAGACTGTATGGTAGAACTTATTTGCGATGGTTTCCACATTCACCCTGCTACAATCCGTACTACATTTAAGATGTTCGGTGATGAACGTGTTGTCCTTATCAGTGACTCCATGATGGCAACCGGTATGCCAAATGGTAAATACGAACTTGGGGGACAGGAAGTTACTATGACCGACTGCTTTGCAGCTCTTTCTGACGGCACAATTGCAGGCTCTGCTACAAACCTTTTTGACTGCATGAAAAAAGCTATGGAGTTTGGAATTCCTGAAGCAACTGCTATCTTTGCAGCTACCAGAAATCCGGCTAAGAGCATTGGCGTATATGACAAAGTAGGTTCTCTTACTGCTGGTAAATATGCAGACATTGTACTCGTAAATGATAATTATGAAATTCAGCAGGTAATCTAA
- a CDS encoding AraC family transcriptional regulator, giving the protein MKKNEVKTEKTYIEGVRINFLYVDKYSFGGEWYMPESKIPYSMLRYITAGKAIFIIDGKEITVEKNQVVYIPRGCELSCHALGSTFSFMSIRFNTSVYYDGGDFLKDYYEMPDVLEDRGEKEYFEKIYDAIHLEGAERMFLVRGYLELLIGKIIERVGKDNAHLKREVWRKENSLNSGTERMDERIRSVVDFMVLHPTETYTTARLCEMAGLGETRFRKLFKEQTGKSPGEYLRDMRMTVAGRRLLLSAESVSDIAYSVGYEDVNFFIRVFKKYFGVTPNQYRKVSKE; this is encoded by the coding sequence GTGAAAAAAAATGAAGTAAAGACAGAAAAAACATATATCGAAGGAGTACGGATTAATTTTTTATATGTGGATAAGTATTCTTTTGGCGGAGAGTGGTATATGCCAGAAAGCAAAATTCCATATAGTATGTTGCGGTACATTACAGCCGGAAAGGCAATCTTTATTATAGATGGAAAAGAGATTACTGTAGAAAAAAATCAAGTAGTGTATATTCCAAGAGGATGTGAGTTATCCTGCCATGCACTGGGGAGTACTTTTTCTTTTATGAGTATTCGTTTTAATACGTCTGTGTACTATGATGGCGGAGATTTTTTGAAAGATTATTATGAAATGCCGGATGTTTTAGAAGATAGGGGAGAAAAGGAATATTTTGAAAAAATTTATGATGCCATACATTTAGAAGGGGCAGAGCGCATGTTCTTAGTCAGAGGATATTTGGAATTACTGATTGGAAAGATTATTGAAAGAGTAGGAAAGGACAATGCACATTTGAAAAGAGAGGTATGGAGGAAAGAAAACTCTTTAAATTCAGGAACAGAGCGTATGGATGAAAGAATTCGTTCTGTGGTGGATTTTATGGTGCTACATCCCACAGAAACATATACTACAGCTAGACTTTGTGAAATGGCTGGATTAGGAGAAACAAGATTTCGCAAGCTCTTTAAAGAGCAAACGGGAAAAAGCCCGGGAGAATATTTACGAGATATGCGAATGACTGTTGCAGGGAGAAGGTTACTTTTGTCAGCAGAAAGTGTTAGCGATATAGCATATAGTGTTGGGTATGAAGATGTTAATTTCTTTATCCGCGTATTTAAAAAATATTTTGGTGTAACTCCTAATCAATATAGAAAAGTATCCAAGGAATAG
- a CDS encoding ABC transporter substrate-binding protein, giving the protein MKKKLALLLAGILALGSFAGCGGDSGSKDKGKEQSSVNADGELEGDITFWHSFTQGGRLDTIQAAADKFMEENPKVNIKIETFSWNDFYTKWTTGLASGNVPDMSTALVGHVTEMINSDALVPLNDLIDDIGRDKFSENALNEGTVDGNNYSIPLYSHAMVMWVRKDLLEQNGLEVPKTWDELYETAKQLTKDGIYGLSFPCGSNDFQATNFLNFYVRSGGGSLLNDDLTANLTSDLAIEGINYWLKVYEDCSPKDSVNYDVLDQATLYYQGKTAFDFNSGFQIGGVQQNSPDLLQYVDCYPIPTIDGSEQKGITTSNQPIVVWKNSKHPDICKEFIKTLYEEENYLDFLASQPVGMLPSISGIEDLDAYKNNETIQQFQHAEEVISSQIPGGTAIGFEHGPNLQAGLIVNQHVIEEMFQDIITNGTDVETAAKAAEEELNTLFKAAAQ; this is encoded by the coding sequence ATGAAAAAGAAACTAGCGTTATTATTAGCAGGAATTTTGGCATTGGGATCTTTTGCAGGTTGCGGAGGTGACTCTGGAAGTAAGGATAAAGGAAAAGAGCAGAGTTCTGTGAATGCAGACGGAGAGCTGGAAGGTGATATTACATTTTGGCATTCCTTTACACAGGGAGGAAGATTAGATACCATCCAGGCAGCAGCAGATAAGTTTATGGAAGAAAATCCAAAGGTAAATATCAAAATAGAAACCTTTTCTTGGAATGACTTTTATACAAAGTGGACAACAGGACTTGCTTCAGGAAACGTGCCAGATATGAGTACAGCTTTGGTTGGTCATGTAACAGAAATGATTAACTCAGATGCATTAGTTCCTTTAAATGATTTAATTGATGATATTGGAAGAGATAAATTTTCAGAAAATGCATTAAACGAAGGTACTGTGGATGGTAATAATTATTCTATTCCATTATATTCCCATGCAATGGTTATGTGGGTGAGAAAGGATTTGCTGGAACAAAATGGATTAGAAGTACCTAAAACATGGGATGAATTATATGAAACAGCTAAACAGCTTACAAAAGATGGAATTTATGGATTGTCATTCCCATGTGGTTCTAACGATTTTCAGGCGACAAACTTCTTAAATTTCTATGTTAGAAGCGGTGGTGGAAGCCTTTTGAATGATGACTTAACAGCAAACTTGACTAGTGATTTGGCAATTGAGGGAATTAACTACTGGTTGAAGGTTTATGAAGATTGTTCACCAAAGGACTCTGTAAATTATGACGTTTTAGATCAGGCAACTTTATATTACCAAGGAAAAACAGCATTTGACTTTAACTCTGGTTTCCAGATCGGTGGTGTTCAGCAGAACTCTCCTGATTTATTACAGTATGTAGATTGTTATCCAATTCCTACTATAGACGGAAGTGAACAAAAGGGAATTACAACTTCTAATCAGCCGATTGTAGTATGGAAAAATTCAAAACACCCTGATATCTGTAAAGAATTTATTAAAACTCTGTATGAGGAAGAAAATTACTTAGATTTCTTGGCATCCCAGCCGGTAGGTATGCTTCCATCTATTTCTGGTATTGAAGATTTAGATGCATACAAAAATAATGAAACTATTCAGCAATTCCAACATGCAGAAGAAGTTATTAGTTCTCAGATACCAGGGGGAACAGCAATTGGATTTGAACATGGTCCAAATCTTCAGGCTGGATTAATTGTAAATCAGCATGTTATAGAAGAAATGTTCCAAGATATCATTACTAATGGTACTGATGTTGAGACGGCAGCGAAAGCAGCAGAAGAGGAATTAAATACATTATTTAAGGCTGCTGCACAATAA
- a CDS encoding carbohydrate ABC transporter permease codes for MKHMKNRDLTRWLFVLPAIIVVCALFLYPICSSIFYSFTNKNLIRPTYSFVGFDNYITILTDKAFWSSFFNSLKWTVFSLVGQLLVGFTAALALNRVKHLKGVYKTLLIIPWAFPSIVIAFSWKWILNGVYGILPNLLVQLGICDEIPQFLTEKTLAFVVLVLINIWFGAPMIMVNVLSALQTVPQDQYEAAEIDGAKKWQSFLYITVPHIKIVMGLLVVLRTVWIFNNFDIIYLITGGGPAGSTETVPVYAYNMGWGTKLLGQSSAVTVLLFIFMMVICIGYFAVIGRWEKEDK; via the coding sequence ATGAAGCATATGAAAAATAGAGACTTAACAAGATGGTTATTTGTATTACCAGCGATTATTGTTGTATGTGCCTTATTTCTTTATCCTATTTGTTCAAGTATTTTTTATAGTTTTACAAACAAGAACTTAATAAGACCAACTTACAGCTTTGTAGGATTCGACAATTACATAACAATTCTTACAGACAAAGCATTTTGGAGTTCATTTTTTAACTCATTAAAATGGACGGTTTTTTCTTTAGTGGGTCAACTTTTAGTAGGATTTACTGCAGCGTTGGCATTGAATAGGGTAAAGCATTTAAAAGGTGTGTATAAAACTTTATTGATTATACCGTGGGCATTTCCATCTATTGTTATCGCATTTTCATGGAAATGGATATTAAATGGTGTATATGGTATTTTGCCAAATCTTTTAGTACAACTAGGAATTTGCGATGAAATACCTCAGTTTTTAACAGAAAAAACGTTAGCGTTTGTGGTATTAGTTTTGATAAATATATGGTTTGGAGCACCAATGATTATGGTTAATGTACTGTCAGCATTGCAAACAGTTCCACAAGATCAATACGAGGCAGCCGAAATTGATGGTGCGAAAAAATGGCAGTCATTTCTTTATATTACAGTTCCTCATATTAAAATTGTTATGGGACTTCTTGTAGTTCTTCGTACAGTATGGATATTTAATAACTTTGATATTATTTATCTGATTACAGGAGGAGGTCCAGCAGGTTCTACGGAAACTGTACCGGTATATGCATACAATATGGGTTGGGGAACAAAGTTACTGGGACAGTCATCAGCAGTAACAGTTCTGTTGTTTATATTTATGATGGTAATTTGTATTGGATACTTTGCAGTTATCGGACGTTGGGAAAAGGAGGATAAGTAA
- a CDS encoding carbohydrate ABC transporter permease, giving the protein MKRRQGRVGNAVCHVYLLILTSIAVFPLLWILISSVKGKGELTGNPTGFLPKTVTLDYFEHVINDLGFITNIKNSIIISLITTVIAITIASMAAYGIVRFFPKFGAVMSRFLVTTYIFPPILLAIPYSIVMAKLGLTNTRVGLIIVYLSFSIPYAVWLLVGFFKSVPIGIEEAARIDGANKIMVFGKVVLPLVAPGIVATAIYTFINAWNEFLYSLILINDTEKMTVAVALRSLDGAEILDWGDMMAASALVVIPSIIFFCLIQNKIAGGLSEGAVK; this is encoded by the coding sequence ATGAAACGTAGACAGGGAAGAGTTGGAAATGCAGTATGTCATGTTTATTTACTTATTCTGACGAGTATTGCAGTATTTCCTCTTTTATGGATTTTGATTTCATCAGTTAAGGGTAAAGGTGAGTTGACAGGAAATCCTACAGGTTTTCTTCCAAAAACAGTGACTCTAGATTACTTTGAACATGTTATCAATGATTTGGGATTTATAACTAATATTAAAAATAGTATTATTATTTCTCTGATTACAACAGTTATTGCAATTACAATTGCATCTATGGCAGCGTATGGAATTGTAAGATTTTTTCCTAAATTCGGGGCAGTTATGTCTAGATTTTTAGTGACAACATATATATTTCCTCCGATTTTGCTCGCAATTCCGTATTCAATTGTTATGGCAAAATTGGGATTGACGAACACAAGAGTAGGTTTAATTATCGTTTATTTATCATTTAGTATTCCGTATGCGGTATGGTTATTAGTAGGGTTCTTTAAGAGCGTTCCTATTGGAATTGAGGAAGCAGCTCGTATAGATGGGGCAAATAAGATTATGGTATTCGGAAAAGTTGTCCTTCCCTTGGTTGCACCAGGTATTGTTGCAACAGCTATTTATACATTTATTAATGCATGGAATGAATTTTTGTATTCTTTGATTTTGATTAACGACACAGAAAAAATGACAGTTGCCGTGGCTCTTCGTTCTTTAGATGGAGCAGAAATCCTTGATTGGGGAGACATGATGGCAGCGTCAGCATTAGTAGTAATACCTTCTATTATTTTCTTCTGCTTAATTCAAAATAAAATTGCAGGTGGATTATCAGAAGGTGCAGTGAAATAA
- a CDS encoding Gfo/Idh/MocA family protein — MVVKYGVVGVGYFGAELARILKRLDDAEVTVVYDPDNGQKIANELGCDAAASLDELVAREDVDTVVVATPNYLHKEPVIKAAQHGKNVFCEKPIALSYEDCDEMVRACDENRVTFMAGHIMNFFHGVQRAKELINEGVIGKVLYCHSARNGWEDVQPSVSWKKIREKSGGHLYHHIHELDCVQFIMGGMPEAVTMTGGNVAHVGENFGDEDDMLFINAEFSDNRFAVMEWGSAFHWPEHYLLIQGTKGAIKLDMFDAGCTLKVDGKEEHFLLHETKEEDDNRTSIYHGTEMDGAIQYGNPDKIPPLWLQGVMNKEMRYLNELMHGMEPSDEFRPLLTGEAARAAIATADACTKSRFENRKVALSEIIGK, encoded by the coding sequence ATGGTAGTAAAATATGGAGTAGTAGGTGTAGGTTATTTTGGAGCGGAGCTGGCAAGAATTTTAAAGAGATTGGACGATGCAGAAGTAACAGTTGTATATGATCCGGATAATGGTCAGAAAATTGCTAATGAGCTTGGCTGTGATGCAGCAGCTTCGTTAGATGAACTGGTAGCGAGAGAAGATGTAGATACTGTTGTAGTTGCTACACCAAATTATTTACATAAAGAGCCAGTTATTAAGGCTGCACAGCACGGGAAAAATGTATTCTGTGAGAAACCAATTGCTCTTAGTTATGAAGATTGTGATGAAATGGTTAGAGCTTGTGACGAAAATAGAGTAACTTTTATGGCAGGACATATTATGAACTTTTTCCATGGAGTACAGAGAGCAAAAGAGTTGATTAATGAAGGTGTAATCGGAAAAGTTTTATATTGTCATTCAGCAAGAAATGGCTGGGAAGATGTACAGCCATCTGTATCATGGAAAAAAATTAGAGAAAAATCAGGTGGACATTTATATCACCACATTCATGAATTGGACTGTGTACAGTTTATTATGGGTGGTATGCCGGAGGCTGTTACTATGACAGGCGGTAATGTGGCTCATGTAGGTGAAAATTTTGGTGACGAAGATGATATGCTGTTTATTAATGCAGAGTTTTCTGATAATCGTTTCGCAGTAATGGAATGGGGGTCTGCTTTCCACTGGCCAGAACATTATTTGTTAATTCAAGGAACAAAGGGCGCAATTAAACTGGATATGTTTGATGCTGGATGTACTTTAAAGGTTGATGGAAAGGAAGAACATTTCTTACTTCATGAGACGAAAGAGGAAGATGATAATAGAACAAGCATTTATCATGGAACAGAGATGGATGGTGCAATTCAATATGGAAATCCAGACAAAATACCTCCATTATGGTTACAAGGAGTCATGAACAAAGAGATGAGATATCTTAATGAATTGATGCACGGAATGGAACCTTCTGATGAATTTAGACCACTGTTGACAGGAGAAGCAGCGAGAGCAGCTATTGCGACAGCTGATGCTTGTACAAAGTCAAGATTCGAAAACAGGAAAGTAGCATTAAGCGAAATTATAGGAAAATAA